In Streptomyces sp. NBC_01426, one genomic interval encodes:
- a CDS encoding ABC transporter permease, with protein sequence MTLLADRSAPAPGALAPGAGAARQVWRRLRTRPSAVASAAVLALLVLLALAAPLLAQLAGQDPNAYHDDLVDSARGGVPLGSLGGISADHWLGVEPGTGRDLFTRLLHGARISLLVALGATAVQVTVGIAAGLTAALGNRAVATLIGRTTDVMIALPMLVLGVALTAVVPPDFPRPLLLILVIGLLGWGGTARMVRAQTLALRELDFVAAARLSGNGTLRIARRELLPSLAAPVITLAAINVPTNMVVEASLSFLGVGVKPPTPSWGQMLSSAQTWFRADPTYVLLPAGMLFVTVLAFTVLGDAVRTALDPREASRLRVGTRAGRKERKA encoded by the coding sequence GTGACGCTCCTCGCCGACCGGTCGGCGCCCGCGCCCGGGGCACTCGCCCCGGGCGCGGGCGCCGCGCGGCAGGTCTGGCGGCGACTGCGCACACGGCCCTCCGCCGTCGCGTCCGCCGCCGTCCTGGCCCTCCTCGTCCTGCTCGCCCTCGCCGCACCCCTGCTCGCCCAGCTCGCCGGCCAGGACCCCAACGCCTACCACGACGACCTCGTCGACTCGGCGCGCGGCGGGGTCCCCCTCGGTTCCCTCGGCGGGATCTCCGCCGACCACTGGCTCGGGGTCGAACCCGGCACCGGCCGGGACCTGTTCACCCGGCTCCTGCACGGAGCCCGGATCTCGCTCCTCGTCGCCCTCGGGGCCACCGCCGTCCAGGTCACCGTCGGCATCGCGGCCGGACTGACCGCCGCCCTCGGCAACCGCGCCGTCGCCACCCTGATAGGCCGGACCACCGACGTCATGATCGCCCTGCCCATGCTGGTGCTCGGCGTCGCGCTGACCGCCGTGGTCCCGCCGGACTTCCCCCGACCCCTCCTGCTGATCCTCGTCATCGGACTGCTCGGCTGGGGCGGCACCGCCCGCATGGTGCGCGCCCAGACCCTGGCCCTGCGCGAGCTGGACTTCGTCGCCGCCGCCCGACTGTCCGGCAACGGCACCCTGCGGATCGCCCGCCGCGAACTGCTGCCCTCGCTGGCCGCGCCCGTGATCACCCTCGCCGCGATCAACGTGCCGACCAACATGGTGGTCGAGGCCTCGCTGTCCTTCCTCGGCGTCGGCGTGAAGCCGCCCACCCCGTCCTGGGGTCAGATGCTCTCCAGCGCCCAGACCTGGTTCCGCGCCGACCCGACGTACGTCCTGCTGCCCGCCGGGATGCTGTTCGTCACCGTGCTCGCCTTCACCGTCCTCGGTGACGCCGTCCGCACGGCCCTCGACCCCCGCGAGGCCTCACGGCTGCGGGTCGGCACCCGCGCCGGCCGAAAGGAGCGGAAGGCATGA